GTCCGCAGCTCGGTCAGGTGCGAGACCAGCGGCATATGCTGGTCGTTTTCCGGTTTATCAGCGCTCATGGGGCTCGCGGCGGCAATGTAGGGTCATGGGGCGCGGGCGACGCAGCGGGCGTCGGCGCAGGCTCGGTTGGAGCGGTCGGGGTCGGGGCGGCGGGCGGGGTATCCACCGCAGGCGCGATGCTGTGCTCGGCCCCAGGCTCCACCGGTTTGGCGGGCTCCTGCACCGGCGACAGGATCTTCCGGGCTTCCTGCTCCAGCGACAGAATATGTTCGTTGTGCAGTTGGCGACGGATCTCGTCGGCGCCGATTTCCCGTTCAACTTCCTGTTTGATGGCGTTGAAACTGCGTTTCAGGCGCCCGATCCACAGGCCGGCCGTGCGCGCGGCACCGGGCAGGCGTTCCGGCCCCAGTAC
This genomic window from Pseudomonas marginalis contains:
- the tatB gene encoding Sec-independent protein translocase protein TatB, whose protein sequence is MFGISFSELLLVGLVALLVLGPERLPGAARTAGLWIGRLKRSFNAIKQEVEREIGADEIRRQLHNEHILSLEQEARKILSPVQEPAKPVEPGAEHSIAPAVDTPPAAPTPTAPTEPAPTPAASPAPHDPTLPPRAP